One region of Saprospiraceae bacterium genomic DNA includes:
- a CDS encoding glycogen synthase: protein MIQVLHISAECYPAAKTGGLADVVGSLPKYFTQAGMLSAAIIPKYALKWIHSREWVTVYSGSVWVNWRERRFTVQQEKGNTLGFPFFVVDIPGLYDRPGIYNDPSGAPYGDEVERYITFQQTVLDWLMSFPWQERPRVLHCHDHHTALIPWMVKYCPNYQQLAPIPTVFTIHNGQYQGAFSWNNGDLLPPYEAGARGILDWNGIVNPMAAAIKTAWAVTTVSESYLYELHSSSLGLEQLFRDEWRKQWGIVNGIDAHVWDPATDPMIHHRMENDNIAAFKSKNKRVLCEWFGFPEDLPLISFIGRLVGEKGVDLLPDTYRRSIHSGLRACYLVLGTGEPWTQNQFRAMAHQYPGRFNAVIDYNEALSHQIYAGSDFLIMPSRVEPCGLNQMYSMRYGTIPIVRSVGGLKDTVPDIGEPDGKGRGIRFDQFSVEDASHAIYRAIAMWHNEPGIVAYLRQKIMSVDFSWEKTIEKYVSVYQRIGAGVAPESVPPLPQKEEAPAKPAAKAAKPIPAEDPAKHEAKAKPTTPKSAPTPKSAKPPKQAVTNHEEGIAAPTKTTQKPAAKKSPPKPPKNKMEKPPKSEEKPPAAAKTTSKPVVKKK from the coding sequence ATGATACAAGTCCTGCACATCTCCGCCGAATGTTACCCCGCCGCCAAAACAGGCGGCTTGGCCGACGTGGTCGGTTCTTTGCCCAAGTATTTTACCCAAGCGGGCATGCTTTCCGCAGCCATTATCCCCAAGTACGCCCTGAAATGGATACACAGCCGGGAATGGGTCACGGTGTATAGCGGCTCCGTCTGGGTCAATTGGCGAGAGCGGCGCTTCACCGTGCAGCAGGAAAAAGGCAACACGCTCGGGTTCCCCTTTTTCGTGGTGGACATTCCGGGACTGTACGACCGCCCCGGCATTTACAACGACCCTTCCGGCGCTCCTTACGGCGACGAGGTGGAACGCTACATCACCTTCCAGCAGACAGTGCTGGATTGGCTCATGTCGTTTCCGTGGCAAGAGCGCCCGCGCGTGCTGCATTGCCACGACCACCACACCGCGCTCATCCCTTGGATGGTGAAATACTGCCCCAATTACCAGCAGCTCGCGCCCATCCCGACCGTTTTCACGATACACAACGGGCAATATCAAGGTGCCTTTAGCTGGAACAATGGCGACTTGCTGCCCCCTTACGAAGCAGGCGCTCGCGGCATTTTGGACTGGAATGGCATCGTGAACCCAATGGCCGCCGCCATCAAAACGGCGTGGGCCGTCACCACCGTGTCGGAAAGTTATCTCTACGAGCTGCACAGCAGCAGCCTCGGGCTGGAGCAACTGTTCCGCGACGAGTGGCGCAAGCAGTGGGGCATCGTCAATGGCATTGATGCCCATGTGTGGGACCCCGCCACCGACCCGATGATACACCATCGCATGGAAAACGACAACATCGCCGCCTTCAAATCGAAAAACAAACGGGTGCTTTGCGAGTGGTTCGGATTCCCCGAAGATTTGCCCCTTATCAGCTTCATCGGGCGGCTTGTGGGCGAAAAAGGCGTGGATTTGCTGCCCGACACCTATCGGCGCTCCATCCACAGCGGGCTGCGGGCCTGCTATCTCGTGCTGGGCACGGGCGAGCCTTGGACGCAAAACCAATTCCGCGCCATGGCGCACCAGTATCCCGGTCGTTTCAATGCCGTGATTGACTACAACGAGGCGCTCTCTCATCAAATCTACGCCGGCTCGGATTTCCTCATCATGCCCTCTCGCGTGGAGCCTTGCGGCCTCAACCAGATGTACTCCATGCGCTATGGCACCATCCCCATCGTGCGCAGCGTGGGCGGCCTGAAGGACACAGTGCCGGACATCGGCGAGCCAGACGGCAAAGGACGCGGCATCCGCTTCGACCAATTCAGCGTGGAAGATGCCTCCCATGCCATTTATCGCGCCATTGCGATGTGGCACAACGAGCCGGGCATCGTCGCCTACTTGCGCCAAAAAATCATGTCGGTTGATTTTTCATGGGAAAAAACCATCGAAAAATATGTGTCGGTGTATCAGCGCATAGGTGCCGGCGTAGCTCCCGAATCGGTGCCGCCTTTGCCCCAAAAAGAAGAAGCGCCCGCAAAGCCAGCGGCCAAAGCGGCAAAACCTATTCCCGCAGAAGACCCGGCCAAACATGAGGCAAAGGCCAAGCCAACCACTCCCAAATCCGCCCCAACCCCAAAATCAGCCAAGCCTCCCAAACAGGCGGTGACAAACCACGAAGAGGGCATCGCCGCTCCCACAAAAACCACCCAAAAACCCGCGGCCAAAAAATCGCCTCCAAAGCCTCCCAAGAACAAAATGGAAAAGCCCCCAAAATCCGAAGAAAAACCACCCGCTGCCGCCAAAACAACGAGCAAGCCAGTAGTGAAGAAAAAGTAA
- a CDS encoding sugar phosphate isomerase/epimerase translates to MNHNFSRRQFLKNTSLAAAGTVLAPQHLLNALSFPPIQHLGVQLWSIREDMGKDTPGTVKALANMGYREVEGFGYSDGKMFGMPIADFSKLLKDNGISMPSSHVMFTSKSFDAASKSLTDSAKKAIDDAAAIGQKYVVCPYMIDEDRAAVADMVKVFAAAGEYAKKAGLRFGYHNHDFEFTKRGPDNRLIVEWLLHEVDPKLMAMEMDIYWVAFAHHNPLDWINLYPGRWELCHAKDMAKTEKRESIEVGDGSIDFTAIFKQSQKAGLKYYIVELENYVTTPLEGVKRARQNLLKLKF, encoded by the coding sequence ATGAATCACAACTTTTCTCGTCGCCAATTCCTTAAAAATACCTCTCTTGCCGCCGCCGGAACGGTCTTGGCACCGCAGCATCTGCTCAACGCCCTGTCTTTTCCGCCGATACAACATTTGGGCGTGCAGCTGTGGAGCATCCGCGAGGACATGGGCAAGGATACGCCCGGCACGGTGAAGGCATTGGCCAACATGGGCTACCGCGAGGTGGAGGGCTTCGGCTATTCGGATGGCAAGATGTTCGGCATGCCAATCGCTGATTTTTCCAAACTATTGAAGGACAACGGTATCTCCATGCCTTCGAGCCACGTCATGTTTACCTCCAAATCTTTCGACGCGGCATCGAAATCGCTCACCGACTCGGCCAAAAAAGCCATTGACGACGCGGCCGCCATCGGGCAGAAATACGTCGTCTGCCCTTACATGATTGATGAAGACCGCGCTGCCGTCGCGGACATGGTGAAGGTGTTTGCCGCTGCCGGCGAATATGCCAAGAAGGCGGGGTTGCGTTTTGGCTACCACAATCACGATTTTGAGTTCACCAAGCGAGGCCCCGACAATCGCCTCATCGTCGAGTGGTTGCTTCACGAGGTGGACCCCAAACTGATGGCTATGGAAATGGATATTTACTGGGTAGCGTTCGCCCACCACAACCCGCTCGATTGGATAAATCTATATCCCGGACGCTGGGAACTTTGCCACGCCAAGGATATGGCAAAGACCGAAAAACGCGAGAGCATCGAGGTGGGCGATGGTTCCATTGATTTCACCGCCATTTTCAAACAGAGCCAAAAAGCGGGCTTGAAATACTACATCGTTGAGTTGGAAAACTATGTGACCACGCCTTTGGAGGGCGTGAAGCGGGCGCGTCAGAATTTGCTGAAATTGAAGTTTTGA